The nucleotide sequence GGATGAATGTCGACGCCGTGACTTGTGGGGTGGGGGCGAATATCGTACGCAGTCCTCCATTCGGCCATGGCATTTTGTATCCCAGGATAGGAAACGTGACGGACCTTATTTTCATCGCCACCAGCCAGGATTTGCTTTTTCGGGAAACCAGGGACCACCTGGCCCGGCTCGGATACCGCAACTGCGCCCGTTTTTCGTCGGGGCGGGCCGCGGTCGAATTCATCAAATTCAATCCGGCCCGGGTCATTATCGTCGATTCCGAGGTCGAGGATTTGACCCTGCCCGAATTCGTGACCGCCCTGCGCGGGATTCGGCAGACCAATTATCTGCATATTTTGGTTATTTCCGCCGAACGGACCCAGGATTTCGTGCTCAGCGTCATTTCGGCCGGCTGTTCTGGCTTGGTTCTGCGCCCCTACACCGAGGACGCCCTTGGCCGGCACATGCGGCAGTCCGAACAGGCCGACTCCCTGCCGGACAGCGCCCAGGAAACCGTGGACCAGGCCACGACCATGATCGTGCAGGGGCGTTACGAGGAGGCCATCGGCGATCTGACCCTGCTCGTCAGTCACGAGGACGAGCAGGGCAAGGAATTTTTTTACCAGGGCTGCCAGTTCTTGGTCGAAAAGAAATGGAGCGACGCCATCCGGGCCTTCAATCAGTCCCTGGCCGCCAACCAGACCTTTCTCAAGGCCTACGAGGGCCTGGCCAGGGCCTATCAGGGCAAGCGCGATATTGAACGGTATACCTACTACCTGCAGAAAGCCGCGGACGAATACGCGAAGATCAATAACTTTGCCAAGGTCAAGAAGATTTTCGTGGAAATCGTCAAGTATGACGTCAACGCGCCCAACCCGTACAACACCCTGGGCATCCGGCTTCGTCAGGAAAAACAGTACAAGGAAGCCATTGACGCCTATTTCAAGGCCATCGAACTCAGTCCCGAGGACGAGAACATCCATTACAACATGGCCAAGGCCTACTCGTACGATGAACAGCCGGACAAGGCCCTGGCCTGCATCCGTCTGGCCCTGACCCTGTCTCCGGGGCACGAGGAGGCGTTGCGGATGTACCGGTTGCTGACCGGGGTGTCCTGGGAGGACGATGCCAGGGCCGGACTTATGGCGCGGACGCGCCAGGAGCAGTGAGCCATGGCCAAATTTTCCACCTGTCGTATTTGCGGGAAGATGGTTGATATCGAGACCGAGGCCCACACGTTGTTTCACTGCCGGAATTTTTTGCTCCGCGCCTATTACGGCGAGACCAACGAGATCCGCCGCCAGCGCCTGCTGGAGCGCATCAACGCCCTCAATGCCCGCATGCAGGTCAAGGGCACCAATCTGCTCGACACCTGACCGGCTCTCCCGGCCAGGGCAGATCTTCCAGACAACCCAGGGCCGTCATGGCCGCCTGGACCGATTGATCCTGAAAAAAGGCGCCCTGTTCCGGTGGACAGCGGAAGACGTGGGGCGTGCCATCCAAAACAAAACGCAGGGTGTGGGCGTGCAGGTACATCCGGTCCGGCCAGTCCGGCACCAGCTGGTGGTAGAGCCGGTCGCCGAGGACGGGCGCGCCCAGGGATTTGAGGGCGACCCGCAGCTGGTGCGTGCGTCCGG is from Deltaproteobacteria bacterium and encodes:
- a CDS encoding tetratricopeptide repeat protein, with translation MDSRAMKGLGPNRDSGPERGSPGLAWRGGGLSRMNVDAVTCGVGANIVRSPPFGHGILYPRIGNVTDLIFIATSQDLLFRETRDHLARLGYRNCARFSSGRAAVEFIKFNPARVIIVDSEVEDLTLPEFVTALRGIRQTNYLHILVISAERTQDFVLSVISAGCSGLVLRPYTEDALGRHMRQSEQADSLPDSAQETVDQATTMIVQGRYEEAIGDLTLLVSHEDEQGKEFFYQGCQFLVEKKWSDAIRAFNQSLAANQTFLKAYEGLARAYQGKRDIERYTYYLQKAADEYAKINNFAKVKKIFVEIVKYDVNAPNPYNTLGIRLRQEKQYKEAIDAYFKAIELSPEDENIHYNMAKAYSYDEQPDKALACIRLALTLSPGHEEALRMYRLLTGVSWEDDARAGLMARTRQEQ